One Erpetoichthys calabaricus chromosome 9, fErpCal1.3, whole genome shotgun sequence genomic region harbors:
- the zgc:64002 gene encoding nicotinamide N-methyltransferase isoform X3 yields MQHDFTEGKFYQANFEAAAYLTTYYSSETGNAVEGIQLSFTLSTLCQAFASGHITGKLLIEIGSGPTLHNALIASEYFQEIIMSDYTECNRKEIEKWLRRESGAHDWSHVSKFICDIEGKRSTIEEREEKTRSVIKQVLKCDVTQINPFHPIVLEPADCLLTSLCLEVACKDQEAYQNALGNIATLLKPGGTLIMIGVLKETFYRLGKYKYSCLCIDQNFVKSALQKQGFVIQKFEAKPGPDKATNIMSDFEEIFFLVAQKTG; encoded by the exons atgCAGCACGACTTTACAGAGGGAAAATTCTACCAAGCAAACTTTGAGGCTGCTGCCTACCTCACAACGTACTATTCATCAGAAACTGGGAATGCAGTTGAAGGAATTCAGCTGTCGTTTACTTTAAGTACGCTTTGTCAGGCCTTTGCCTCAG GTCACATCACAGGTAAACTGCTTATTGAGATTGGAAGTGGTCCTACTTTACACAATGCTCTTATTGCTTCTGAATATTTTCAAGAAATTATAATGTCTGACTATACTGAGTGTAatagaaaagaaattgaaaaatggCTCAGGAGAGAAAGTGGAGCCCACGATTGGAGTCATGTCTCAAAGTTTATCTGTGACATTGAAGGCAAAAG aagtaccatagaagaaagagaagagaagacacGCAGTGTGATCAAGCAAGTTCTAAAATGTGATGTCACTCAAATCAACCCGTTCCACCCCATCGTTTTGGAGCCTGCAGACTGTCTGCTGACATCTCTGTGCCTGGAAGTTGCTTGTAAAGATCAGGAGGCATACCAGAATGCACTTGGGAATATTGCGACTCTTCTGAAACCAGGAGGAACTCTGATAATGATTGGTGTGCTGAAGGAGACCTTTTATAGATTAGGGAAGTACAAATACTCCTGCTTGTGTATTGACCAGAATTTTGTGAAGAGTGCTTTGCAAAAGCAAGGTTTTGTTATACAAAAATTTGAAGCAAAACCTGGTCCTGATAAGGCTACGAATATAATGTCTGATTTTGaggaaatattttttcttgtggCACAGAAAACAGGTTGA